One segment of Candidatus Nitrospira nitrosa DNA contains the following:
- a CDS encoding IS3 family transposase, with protein MLGVNRAGLHRATGAGRRRSPAEPPWLERLRYWIQQHPTFGYRRLWVQLRFRDGIMVNRKAVYRVLNQNGWFVHQRVCTPCPRVQGWTSRADRSNERWAMDVTHIPCGQDGWAHFAAVIDCHDREVIGYEFAIRSRAKEAERAIEAACLARFGTLRPVGAPVLRSDNGFIFQSRRFRQACRDYRLQQEFITPNTPEQNGIIERFFRSLKEECAWQHTFQTFEKARRVIRAWMQW; from the coding sequence GTGCTCGGTGTCAACCGAGCTGGCTTGCACCGAGCCACGGGAGCGGGGCGACGCCGAAGCCCCGCAGAGCCTCCCTGGCTGGAGCGGCTGCGATATTGGATACAGCAGCATCCGACGTTTGGCTATCGCCGGTTGTGGGTGCAGTTGCGATTCCGAGATGGCATCATGGTCAATAGGAAGGCAGTCTACCGGGTCCTGAACCAGAACGGGTGGTTCGTACATCAACGCGTCTGTACCCCATGCCCTCGCGTGCAAGGCTGGACGAGTCGGGCAGATCGCAGCAACGAACGATGGGCGATGGATGTGACGCATATTCCGTGTGGACAGGATGGCTGGGCGCATTTTGCGGCGGTGATCGACTGTCATGATCGGGAAGTGATCGGGTACGAGTTTGCGATCCGCAGTCGAGCGAAGGAGGCGGAGCGGGCGATCGAAGCCGCCTGCCTCGCGCGGTTCGGGACGCTTCGTCCCGTGGGGGCCCCAGTCCTTCGCAGCGACAATGGCTTCATCTTTCAGAGTCGTCGGTTCCGGCAAGCCTGTCGGGACTATCGACTACAACAAGAATTCATTACACCGAACACACCGGAGCAGAATGGGATCATCGAACGGTTCTTTCGCAGTCTCAAGGAGGAGTGTGCCTGGCAGCACACGTTCCAGACATTTGAGAAGGCGCGGCGGGTCATTCGGGCTTGGATGCAGTGGTAA
- a CDS encoding DUF1153 domain-containing protein, whose product MASEAADPIERWTATRRVALVVSLLKGETSVAEAARKYGLTVAEVEAWREKFLLGAENALRTRLKDEDAVKDEQIKKLKQKIWGSGPR is encoded by the coding sequence ATGGCATCAGAAGCGGCAGATCCAATTGAACGATGGACAGCCACACGACGGGTGGCATTGGTCGTCAGTCTCCTGAAGGGGGAGACCTCCGTGGCCGAGGCAGCTCGGAAATATGGCTTGACTGTAGCGGAGGTGGAGGCTTGGCGGGAGAAGTTTCTGCTGGGCGCCGAGAATGCACTCCGCACTCGACTAAAGGACGAAGACGCGGTCAAGGACGAGCAGATCAAGAAGTTGAAGCAGAAGATTTGGGGATCTGGTCCTCGATAA
- the rpsF gene encoding 30S ribosomal protein S6, with protein MELYESLFIIRPSLSDEDTKTLIDKMKAVADKTGAQFIKAENLGKKKLAYEVRRERKGTYGYFYFKAPNNTVGELERAYRLEDDIIKFLTVHHEKPLVERRPVEAASQESDGGRI; from the coding sequence ATGGAGCTCTACGAGTCTCTGTTTATTATTCGTCCGTCCCTTTCCGATGAGGACACCAAAACACTCATCGACAAGATGAAAGCGGTTGCCGACAAAACCGGCGCGCAATTCATCAAAGCCGAAAACTTAGGGAAGAAAAAACTCGCCTACGAAGTGCGTCGGGAGCGAAAGGGGACCTACGGCTATTTTTACTTTAAGGCACCGAATAATACCGTCGGTGAGCTGGAACGGGCCTATCGCTTGGAAGACGATATCATCAAGTTTCTGACGGTTCATCATGAGAAGCCATTAGTGGAGCGGCGTCCAGTGGAAGCTGCATCGCAGGAGTCAGACGGTGGCCGGATTTAA
- a CDS encoding single-stranded DNA-binding protein produces MAGFNKVILLGNLTRNPELRYTPSGTPVASFGLAVSRRFKQGDDLKEEVCFVDIVVFGKQAEHCGQYLSKGNGVIVEGRLQQRRWETEDGQKRSKHEVVAQTVTFMPKRQDGGAGAEPPMHDEPGYETGDEG; encoded by the coding sequence GTGGCCGGATTTAACAAAGTCATCTTACTCGGAAACCTCACTCGGAATCCCGAGCTTCGGTATACGCCGAGCGGGACGCCGGTGGCCAGTTTTGGCTTGGCGGTCAGTCGCCGCTTTAAACAAGGCGACGATTTGAAGGAAGAAGTGTGTTTTGTCGATATTGTGGTCTTTGGTAAACAAGCCGAACATTGCGGGCAGTATCTCAGCAAGGGGAACGGCGTGATTGTCGAGGGTCGGTTGCAACAGCGCCGATGGGAAACCGAAGATGGGCAAAAGCGCAGCAAGCATGAAGTGGTGGCCCAGACCGTGACGTTTATGCCCAAGCGTCAAGATGGTGGCGCCGGCGCCGAACCTCCGATGCATGATGAACCCGGCTATGAGACAGGCGACGAAGGTTAA
- the rpsR gene encoding 30S ribosomal protein S18, translating to MDRGENERGGGGGGRLFQRRRPCRFCLEKAPIDFKDAGLLRNFLTERGRIVPRRISGNCMRHQRELTVAVKRARHIAIISFAEER from the coding sequence ATGGATCGAGGTGAAAATGAACGTGGGGGTGGTGGGGGTGGACGGCTGTTCCAACGGAGACGTCCCTGCCGGTTTTGTCTGGAGAAAGCACCGATCGACTTTAAGGATGCCGGACTACTTCGGAATTTCTTGACGGAGCGAGGACGCATTGTTCCACGTCGGATTTCCGGCAATTGCATGCGGCATCAACGTGAGCTAACGGTGGCCGTCAAGCGGGCTCGGCATATCGCCATCATCAGCTTTGCTGAGGAGCGATAA
- a CDS encoding YceD family protein, with the protein MGVLTPKIADITDEGFSLSGDLTGDELGLTDADVSIRGTMSVGLELRPIERSIYVTGVVEGTAGRQCVRCLKEFDEPVAFSLRVVYEREVKSTGATGKRDGARKKKAVVSPTAEEEEPNDDLYYFTGDHLDLAPMLREQIILASPMHSLCTNDCLGLCTRCGHDLNGGPCRCGDVPVGGPFDVLRTMKEKLRDVGQR; encoded by the coding sequence ATGGGCGTCTTAACGCCGAAAATCGCGGACATCACGGATGAGGGCTTTTCGCTGTCCGGAGACCTGACGGGGGACGAGTTGGGTCTGACGGACGCGGATGTATCCATTCGCGGAACGATGTCGGTCGGATTGGAGCTTCGTCCAATCGAACGGAGCATCTATGTGACCGGCGTGGTGGAAGGGACCGCAGGTCGGCAATGTGTCCGCTGCCTGAAAGAGTTTGATGAGCCGGTGGCCTTTTCCTTACGCGTCGTCTATGAGCGAGAGGTGAAATCCACGGGGGCTACCGGGAAACGGGACGGAGCGCGAAAGAAAAAAGCAGTGGTATCGCCTACGGCCGAGGAGGAAGAGCCGAACGACGATCTCTATTACTTTACGGGTGATCATTTGGATTTGGCGCCGATGTTACGAGAACAGATAATCTTGGCGTCCCCAATGCACTCGTTGTGTACGAACGACTGTCTTGGTCTCTGTACCCGCTGTGGGCACGATTTGAATGGAGGGCCCTGTCGTTGCGGTGACGTACCGGTAGGAGGCCCATTTGATGTGTTGCGTACGATGAAAGAGAAGCTGAGGGACGTCGGACAGCGCTGA
- the rpmF gene encoding 50S ribosomal protein L32 has product MPNPKHKHSRARRDKRRTQKLRMTPPGMAVCPQCHELKLPHYTCLNCGTYKGKAVIQVEEA; this is encoded by the coding sequence ATGCCGAATCCGAAACATAAACACTCACGGGCCAGACGCGATAAGCGTCGTACCCAAAAACTGCGAATGACCCCACCGGGGATGGCTGTGTGCCCACAGTGCCATGAGTTAAAGCTTCCGCATTACACCTGTTTGAATTGCGGGACCTATAAGGGCAAAGCCGTCATTCAAGTCGAAGAAGCCTAA
- the plsX gene encoding phosphate acyltransferase PlsX produces MKIALDAVGGDHGPAPCVEGALQAVKECDVEVILVGDEAILKQECERQSVHDPRLSIKHASQVVEMHESPAAVARKKRDSSIWVATELVKSGEAGAVVSPGNTGASMVASFFVLGLIKGVERPAIATSLPTLTGEAIMLDVGANVDCSANHLEQFALMGNEYGKHLLSKPNPRVGLLSIGEEDSKGNEVTKETFKLLKSSSMNFVGNVEGRDVYSGIADVVVCDGFIGNVALKISEGVAEMIKRLLLKEISGHFFGRLAYPLIAGPLANLKRKIDYAEFGGAPLLGVNGVTMICHGRSSAKAIKNAIRRAKGMAEGGVRELIQRDIEESHSRPAMESGR; encoded by the coding sequence ATGAAGATCGCGCTCGACGCGGTGGGGGGAGATCATGGCCCGGCACCTTGTGTCGAGGGTGCGCTCCAGGCTGTGAAAGAGTGCGACGTCGAGGTTATTCTTGTCGGCGACGAAGCCATCCTGAAACAAGAGTGCGAGCGTCAATCCGTTCATGACCCTCGCCTGTCCATCAAGCACGCCTCTCAGGTCGTTGAGATGCACGAGTCGCCTGCCGCAGTGGCTCGAAAGAAACGGGATTCGTCGATTTGGGTTGCGACGGAGTTAGTCAAGAGCGGCGAAGCCGGGGCTGTGGTAAGCCCTGGGAATACGGGGGCAAGCATGGTGGCCTCGTTCTTTGTCTTAGGGCTGATCAAGGGGGTTGAACGACCGGCGATCGCCACAAGTCTTCCGACGTTGACAGGAGAGGCCATCATGCTCGATGTCGGAGCGAATGTAGACTGCTCCGCCAACCATCTCGAACAATTCGCCTTGATGGGGAACGAATACGGCAAGCATCTGCTCAGCAAACCGAATCCTCGTGTGGGATTACTCAGCATCGGCGAAGAAGATAGTAAGGGGAATGAGGTCACGAAGGAAACGTTTAAGTTGCTCAAGTCGAGCTCGATGAATTTCGTGGGGAATGTCGAGGGGCGCGATGTCTATAGCGGGATCGCGGATGTTGTCGTCTGCGATGGGTTTATCGGAAATGTCGCGTTGAAGATTTCCGAAGGCGTTGCCGAGATGATCAAGCGGCTGCTCCTGAAGGAAATTTCAGGACACTTCTTCGGTCGACTCGCGTATCCCCTCATTGCGGGCCCACTGGCAAATCTCAAGCGGAAAATAGACTATGCTGAATTCGGTGGGGCCCCGCTGCTGGGTGTGAATGGGGTGACGATGATCTGTCATGGTCGGTCGTCGGCGAAGGCCATCAAAAATGCGATCCGACGGGCCAAGGGGATGGCCGAGGGCGGCGTGCGAGAGCTCATTCAGCGAGACATTGAGGAAAGTCATTCCCGTCCGGCCATGGAATCAGGGCGATGA
- a CDS encoding beta-ketoacyl-ACP synthase III, with amino-acid sequence MKACISGTGSYTPAKILTNADLEQMVATSDEWIRERTGIRERRLAATGEACSDLAVQAGKRALASAGLTAADLDMILVATCTGDYPLPATACLVQHQLGAMKAAACDLSAACCGFVYALSVADAYVKSGMRHVLVIGAEVMSAITDWTDRNTCVLFGDGAGAVVVSASDGERGILSTHLRSDGTLCDLIMVPGGGSRMPASEKMVEERLQYIKMKGNETFKVAVRTLEEIARTTLSANNLRVEDIDLYVPHQANIRILKAVIERLGLPIEKVLLNVDRYGNTSAASIPIALDEAVREGRVKAGSLVMLGAFGAGLTWASAVIRW; translated from the coding sequence ATGAAGGCTTGTATTTCTGGCACCGGCTCGTATACGCCTGCCAAGATTCTGACGAATGCGGATCTTGAACAGATGGTGGCCACGTCCGACGAATGGATTCGCGAGCGAACCGGCATCCGCGAGCGGCGTCTTGCAGCGACAGGAGAGGCCTGCTCGGACCTTGCAGTTCAGGCCGGGAAGCGGGCCTTGGCGTCGGCAGGTCTGACGGCTGCCGATCTCGACATGATTTTGGTAGCCACATGTACGGGGGATTACCCGCTTCCAGCTACAGCCTGTCTTGTTCAGCATCAACTTGGGGCGATGAAGGCCGCGGCGTGCGATCTTTCGGCTGCGTGCTGTGGGTTTGTCTATGCGCTTTCTGTCGCGGATGCCTATGTGAAGAGTGGGATGCGGCACGTGCTGGTGATCGGAGCTGAAGTCATGTCCGCGATCACGGACTGGACCGACCGGAACACCTGCGTGTTGTTTGGGGATGGAGCTGGAGCGGTTGTGGTCAGTGCGAGTGATGGGGAGCGAGGAATCCTCTCCACACATCTTCGTTCTGACGGAACACTGTGCGACCTGATCATGGTGCCGGGTGGTGGCTCCCGTATGCCCGCTTCTGAAAAGATGGTTGAAGAGCGCCTCCAGTACATCAAGATGAAGGGCAATGAAACGTTCAAGGTTGCGGTCCGAACGCTGGAAGAAATTGCTCGGACGACGTTGTCTGCCAATAATCTTCGAGTGGAGGATATCGATCTCTATGTGCCGCACCAGGCGAATATACGAATTCTCAAGGCGGTGATTGAACGGTTGGGCCTTCCGATCGAGAAGGTGCTCCTGAACGTGGATCGGTATGGAAACACATCGGCGGCCTCCATCCCCATCGCGCTTGATGAAGCGGTTCGTGAGGGGCGTGTGAAGGCTGGTTCCTTGGTGATGCTGGGTGCCTTTGGAGCGGGCCTCACGTGGGCGTCAGCCGTCATTAGGTGGTAG
- the fabD gene encoding ACP S-malonyltransferase, which produces MTQKIGLVFPGQGSQSVGMGKALYDAHPSLKAVYDEASSVLGYDVAELCFTGPAERLNLTEFTQPALLVSSIAAWKLFEPVGIKPIAAAGHSLGEYSALVAVGGVTFPDAVGLVQKRGRYMSEAVAPGTGLVAALLGLTAEVVKEVCHAASSVGVVAAANFNSPGQIVIAGEKAAVERAIALAKEQGCKKAIPLPVSVPVHTPLMQQAADRLAKDLGAVRWSDLRAPLVNNAEAKAISRAGEIQASLIRQLPSSVLWEDTVQAMGNMGVTTFVEVGPGTVLTGLIKRILPGVTLLNVNDPKSLDATLKALS; this is translated from the coding sequence ATGACGCAAAAAATCGGTCTCGTGTTCCCTGGACAGGGGTCTCAATCAGTCGGGATGGGAAAGGCACTCTATGATGCCCACCCCTCCTTGAAAGCAGTGTACGATGAGGCTTCCTCGGTTCTAGGATATGACGTGGCGGAGTTGTGCTTTACTGGACCGGCAGAACGGCTTAATCTGACCGAATTCACTCAGCCAGCCTTGCTTGTCAGTAGCATCGCTGCCTGGAAACTCTTTGAGCCGGTTGGGATCAAGCCCATTGCAGCCGCGGGGCATAGTTTGGGCGAATACTCCGCGTTGGTTGCGGTCGGTGGGGTTACCTTTCCTGATGCCGTTGGTTTGGTTCAGAAACGTGGCCGGTACATGTCCGAGGCCGTTGCTCCTGGAACCGGCCTTGTCGCGGCACTCTTAGGATTAACCGCTGAAGTTGTTAAAGAGGTCTGTCATGCTGCCTCATCAGTCGGCGTGGTAGCGGCCGCAAATTTCAACTCACCTGGGCAGATCGTGATTGCCGGTGAGAAGGCGGCGGTGGAGCGAGCGATCGCGTTGGCGAAGGAGCAAGGCTGTAAAAAGGCTATTCCGTTGCCTGTCAGTGTGCCGGTGCATACGCCCTTGATGCAACAAGCTGCTGATCGGTTAGCCAAGGACCTCGGTGCGGTGCGATGGTCGGATCTCCGTGCACCACTCGTGAATAACGCAGAGGCGAAGGCGATCAGTCGTGCAGGGGAGATTCAGGCATCATTGATTCGCCAGCTGCCTTCTTCTGTCTTGTGGGAAGATACGGTGCAGGCCATGGGCAACATGGGAGTGACGACCTTTGTTGAAGTTGGCCCTGGCACAGTGTTGACCGGTTTGATCAAGCGAATTTTGCCTGGCGTGACTTTATTGAACGTCAACGATCCGAAATCCTTAGATGCGACACTCAAGGCGCTGAGCTGA
- the fabG gene encoding 3-oxoacyl-[acyl-carrier-protein] reductase, which translates to MSLQGRTAIVTGAAQGIGRAIAEALAQAGADIAVADLDPSRSAETVAAVEKIGRKALNLKVNVADTGETKSMVEQVLKAWGKVDILVNNAGITRDGLLLRMKEEDWNLVLQINLNGTFNCTKAVLQPMTKQRYGRIVNIASIVGVIGNAGQANYSASKAAVIGFTKTVGREYASRNVTVNAVAPGFIDTAMTHGLSTDVKDTLLKQIPLGRLGTPADIAAAVRFLVSEEAAYITGHVLHVNGGMLMV; encoded by the coding sequence ATGTCACTACAAGGGAGAACCGCTATTGTAACCGGTGCCGCTCAGGGTATCGGTCGTGCGATTGCCGAAGCGTTGGCTCAAGCGGGGGCGGACATAGCCGTCGCCGATCTCGACCCCAGCCGTTCCGCGGAAACTGTGGCTGCGGTAGAGAAAATTGGGAGAAAGGCGTTGAACCTCAAAGTCAACGTGGCTGATACCGGTGAAACCAAGTCGATGGTCGAGCAAGTCCTCAAAGCTTGGGGAAAGGTCGACATCCTGGTCAACAATGCCGGGATTACTCGGGACGGTTTATTGTTGCGGATGAAAGAAGAGGATTGGAACCTGGTCCTTCAGATTAATTTGAACGGCACCTTTAACTGTACAAAGGCAGTCTTGCAGCCGATGACGAAGCAGCGGTATGGTCGTATCGTCAACATTGCCTCGATTGTTGGGGTGATTGGGAATGCAGGGCAGGCAAACTATTCGGCGTCGAAGGCAGCCGTCATCGGCTTTACGAAGACAGTGGGGCGGGAATATGCCAGCCGCAATGTGACGGTGAATGCGGTGGCGCCGGGTTTCATCGATACGGCGATGACCCATGGGCTTTCCACTGATGTCAAGGACACCTTACTCAAGCAGATTCCACTGGGTCGCTTGGGGACGCCAGCTGACATTGCCGCAGCTGTGCGTTTCTTGGTCTCCGAGGAGGCCGCCTACATCACGGGTCATGTGTTGCACGTAAACGGCGGTATGTTGATGGTATAA
- the acpP gene encoding acyl carrier protein — translation MATVEERVKKIIAEQLGVEEAEVTPEASFVEDLGADSLDTVELVMALEEEFSIEIPDEDAEKILTVGKALDYIKEKS, via the coding sequence ATGGCCACTGTAGAAGAACGAGTGAAGAAAATTATTGCCGAGCAGCTGGGCGTAGAGGAAGCCGAGGTTACACCGGAGGCCTCTTTCGTTGAAGACTTGGGAGCGGATTCGCTCGATACGGTCGAGCTGGTGATGGCACTTGAAGAAGAATTTTCGATCGAAATCCCCGATGAGGATGCCGAGAAAATTCTGACGGTCGGAAAAGCGCTGGACTACATTAAAGAAAAGTCTTGA
- the fabF gene encoding beta-ketoacyl-ACP synthase II codes for MGAGESDRPTRRVVVTGLGLVTPLGTGVEKTWNAICAGESGIARITRFDPTGYDAQIAGEVKDFDPARFIEKKEIKKMDTFIHYAVGAAQLAVDDAGLKVSPEEATRVGVYIGSGIGGLGSIEHYHDVLMAKGPGRVSPFFIPMTIINLASGQVAIRIGAKGPNSCAVTACATGNHCIGDAYRLIQRGEADVMVAGGAEAAVTPLGVAGFAAAKALSFRNDEPTKASRPFDKDRDGFVLGEGAGVVVIEESEHAIRRGVRIYGEIIGYGMNSDAYHITAPPEEGEGAVRCMELALKDAGISRDQIGYINAHGTSTMADAIETRAIKQVFGEQAYRIPVSSTKSMTGHLLGAAGGIEAVFSILALFHGMLPPTINLNAPDPACDLDYIPNKARSAAIQVALSNSFGFGGVNACLIFKRLDT; via the coding sequence ATGGGCGCAGGCGAATCAGATCGGCCAACTCGGCGTGTCGTTGTCACCGGTCTTGGTCTGGTGACTCCGTTGGGTACTGGGGTCGAAAAGACGTGGAATGCCATTTGTGCTGGCGAGTCGGGTATCGCCAGGATCACGCGATTTGATCCGACCGGCTATGATGCCCAAATTGCAGGCGAGGTGAAGGACTTCGATCCGGCTCGGTTCATCGAAAAAAAAGAGATCAAGAAGATGGATACGTTCATCCACTACGCTGTCGGTGCAGCGCAGTTGGCCGTGGACGATGCAGGATTAAAGGTCTCGCCGGAAGAGGCCACACGAGTCGGGGTGTATATCGGTTCCGGGATCGGCGGTCTCGGGTCGATCGAACATTATCATGATGTGCTCATGGCCAAAGGGCCTGGCCGGGTCTCACCATTTTTTATCCCGATGACGATTATCAACCTCGCCTCCGGGCAAGTGGCGATTCGGATCGGAGCCAAAGGACCCAATTCCTGTGCCGTGACGGCTTGCGCCACGGGCAATCATTGCATTGGAGATGCCTACCGCTTGATACAACGAGGTGAGGCCGATGTCATGGTGGCCGGTGGTGCCGAAGCGGCGGTCACTCCGTTGGGTGTTGCAGGATTCGCAGCCGCAAAGGCATTGTCCTTCAGGAATGATGAACCGACCAAGGCGAGCCGTCCCTTCGACAAGGATCGTGATGGATTCGTATTGGGCGAAGGAGCAGGGGTTGTCGTAATCGAAGAATCTGAGCATGCCATCCGGCGTGGGGTGAGAATATACGGGGAGATCATTGGGTACGGGATGAATAGCGATGCGTACCACATTACGGCTCCACCAGAAGAGGGCGAAGGGGCTGTGCGGTGTATGGAACTTGCCCTAAAGGATGCAGGAATATCCCGCGATCAGATCGGCTATATCAATGCGCACGGGACATCGACGATGGCCGATGCGATTGAGACTCGCGCCATCAAACAAGTATTCGGTGAGCAGGCCTATCGTATTCCCGTTAGCTCAACCAAGTCCATGACGGGGCATTTGCTCGGTGCGGCCGGTGGAATCGAAGCGGTCTTCAGCATCCTGGCGTTGTTCCATGGGATGCTCCCGCCCACGATTAATCTGAATGCTCCTGATCCAGCCTGTGACTTAGACTATATTCCCAACAAGGCTCGGTCAGCTGCGATTCAGGTGGCCTTGTCTAATTCGTTCGGATTTGGAGGAGTGAACGCCTGTTTGATTTTCAAGCGACTGGACACGTAA
- the rnc gene encoding ribonuclease III, with protein sequence MMPASSADSSRAFLKYRFTDDNLLEEALTHKSYVNERREPGRTHNERLEFLGDAVLSLIVSDYLARRYPELSEGALSKLKAQLVSEMPLANAARRLDLGRYLRLGRGEERSKGRDKTSLLADALEAVIAAVYLDGGFEISRDFTVDILADELHQLDAVHEQPGGDDYKTRFQEWCQKRYEVLPQYLVVRETGPDHQKTFEVEVQVNQKVVGVGRGNSKKEAEQEAAQHALGKREH encoded by the coding sequence ATGATGCCTGCCTCTTCTGCCGACTCCTCACGTGCCTTCTTGAAATATCGATTCACGGATGACAATCTTTTGGAAGAGGCGCTCACGCATAAGTCGTATGTGAATGAGCGTCGGGAGCCTGGTCGCACACACAATGAACGCCTTGAGTTTTTGGGAGATGCTGTTTTATCGCTGATTGTCAGTGATTATCTGGCGAGACGATATCCCGAATTGAGCGAAGGAGCGCTCTCCAAACTCAAAGCACAGCTGGTGAGCGAGATGCCCTTGGCGAATGCCGCTCGACGGCTGGATCTTGGGCGTTATCTGAGGCTTGGTCGAGGAGAGGAACGGTCCAAAGGAAGAGATAAAACGTCATTATTGGCTGACGCGCTGGAGGCCGTTATTGCCGCGGTTTATCTGGATGGAGGATTTGAGATCAGCCGTGATTTTACGGTCGATATTCTCGCCGATGAGCTGCACCAACTTGATGCCGTCCATGAACAACCCGGCGGTGATGATTACAAAACGCGCTTTCAGGAATGGTGTCAAAAGCGATATGAGGTGTTGCCGCAGTACCTGGTGGTGCGCGAAACTGGACCGGACCATCAGAAGACCTTTGAGGTGGAAGTGCAAGTGAATCAGAAAGTGGTAGGGGTTGGACGGGGAAATAGTAAGAAAGAAGCGGAACAGGAGGCCGCGCAGCACGCGCTGGGGAAGAGGGAGCATTGA
- a CDS encoding peptidylprolyl isomerase: MAGGLIGLMLLVSGIGLLPAADNTPNSKTDAPKSARAIIKTKFGDLEIKFYPDVAPKHVENFIQLAKAGFYNGTIFHRVIPGFMIQGGDPNTKDSLKKDTYGQGGPGHTVKAEFSDIPHKRGILSMARAADPDSAGSQFFIVVEDSRFLDRKYSVFGEVTKGIGVADKIVNMPRDERDNPRERVEMTVTIVE, encoded by the coding sequence CTGGCGGGGGGACTGATCGGTCTGATGTTGTTGGTCTCAGGAATCGGGTTGCTGCCTGCAGCGGACAACACGCCCAATTCAAAGACGGATGCTCCGAAGAGTGCACGGGCCATTATTAAGACAAAATTCGGCGACCTCGAAATCAAGTTCTATCCGGATGTGGCGCCCAAGCATGTGGAGAATTTTATCCAGTTGGCCAAAGCGGGTTTCTACAATGGGACAATTTTTCATCGCGTGATTCCAGGATTCATGATCCAAGGCGGAGATCCGAATACAAAGGATTCTCTCAAAAAAGACACCTATGGCCAGGGTGGTCCCGGTCATACGGTGAAAGCCGAGTTCAGTGACATCCCGCATAAGCGTGGCATCCTCTCGATGGCTCGGGCCGCGGATCCGGACTCTGCGGGGTCTCAGTTTTTCATCGTGGTAGAGGATTCTCGATTTCTTGATCGTAAATACTCGGTGTTTGGAGAAGTGACGAAAGGTATTGGTGTGGCTGATAAGATCGTGAATATGCCACGTGACGAACGTGATAATCCACGGGAACGTGTAGAAATGACCGTGACCATTGTGGAGTAG
- a CDS encoding PilZ domain-containing protein produces MSSIVTRRMYRRLEAEYPCCYLMPHCVRLAAMRDISLNGFRVRCLSAPLAQTIIRVQLWLPDQKDGLEIDQAVVRWTEPYEFGVQIVSLSNDADRRLAGHIEQLLHRQASGGSAEDARGQASALLKHRA; encoded by the coding sequence ATGTCATCCATCGTGACGCGCCGGATGTATCGTCGGCTTGAGGCTGAGTACCCCTGCTGTTATCTGATGCCCCATTGTGTGAGACTCGCTGCTATGCGGGATATTTCACTCAATGGGTTTCGGGTGCGGTGTCTTTCTGCCCCTCTTGCACAAACAATCATACGGGTTCAACTCTGGTTGCCTGACCAAAAAGATGGTCTCGAGATTGATCAAGCGGTCGTGCGATGGACAGAACCGTACGAATTTGGGGTTCAGATCGTCTCGCTCTCGAACGATGCGGATCGTCGGTTGGCAGGGCACATCGAACAACTCTTGCACCGGCAAGCCTCGGGTGGCTCCGCTGAAGATGCGCGAGGACAGGCGAGCGCGTTGCTGAAGCACAGGGCCTAA